The genomic DNA GGGAACAATCGAATGGGCTTATTATTATACAAGTCCTCCACTCGGAGTAGAGCCGAATTCCACTGAAGCGATTCAATGGGCATCATCTTATGGAATCTTTCATTGGGGTCCGGTCGCATGGGCAATTTATTGCTTACCGGCATTACCGATTTCCTACTTCTATTATGTTCGTAAGAAACCTGTACTTAAAATCAGTGAAGCATGCCGTCCATTAATCGGTAAACTTGCTGATGGTCCATTAGGAAAAGTCATTGATGTCCTGTTCATTTTCGGACTATTGGGAGGCGCAGGTACTACACTTGCTCTCGGTACGCCTCTAATCGCAGCAGGATTGAACAACATGTTTGGATGGGAAGAATCCCTTTCCCTTAAAACTTATATTCTAGTCATATGTACGACGATCTTTGCAATCAGTGCTTACTCTGGACTGAAAAAAGGAATCAAGGTCTTAAGTGATATCAACTTATGGCTTTCCTTCTTACTATTAGGATTCGTCTTTATCGTCGGACCTACTGTTTTCTTAGCAGAAACGACGGTAAACAGCCTTGGATTGATTGCGGACAACTTCTTCCATATGGCGACATGGACAGAACCATTCAATAACTTTGGCCCGTTTGAAAAGACGAGTTTCCCAGAATACTGGACTGTGTTCTATTGGGCTTGGTGGCTTGTTTACGCACCATTCATCGGATTGTTCATCGCTAAAATTTCAAGAGGACGAACAGTGAAGCAAATTATCCTTGGTACCATCCTTTACGGTACACTCGGCTGTGTATTATATTTCGGCCTACTCGGAAACTATGGTCTATACCTTGAGCTTAGCGGTAAGTTCTCTGTCGTTGATGTGTTGAATAACCAAGGTGCACCAGCAGCTATCATGGGCACACTTGAACAATTACCTTTAGACTGGATTGTGATCCCGGTATTCCTTATTCTTGCAGTCATTTTCCTATCAACGACGTTCGACTCTGGTTCATATATCCTGGCTGCAGTCGTTCAGAACTATGTGGAAGATGAGCCTGTAAAATGGAACCGCCTATTTTGGGCTTTTGCACTATCCTTGCTACCATTGATCTTAATGTACATCGGCGGACTTTCCAGCCTACAGACAGCTAGTATACTCGGTGCATTCCCATTACTAATCATTATGTCAATGTTGGGTGCCTCGTTCATTAAAGCTGCTGATCACGACTTAATCATGGAAGAAAAGAAAAAGAAAGAACAGAGAAAAGCAAGCTAACCTATCTAACAATTTCCTATTTTGAAAGCTGTTAAACATGAAACCTCTGCCATCCATCAATTGGCAGAGGTTTTTTTACTCTTTTTAGAATAATGGTATACTTCTACCGTAAAGGGGGTGTTGGATATGTCATCGGTACATATTAAAGGTGATAAGGTCATATTAAGAGATTTACAGGATGATGATCTAGATGATCTCTATTACTGGAATTATGAAGCAGCAGACCGGGAACATCTTAAATGGAATGGACCCTATTACAAGAGACCTGCAATGGAAAAGGAAGAATTTAAGAAAACGCTAGATGATGACTTTCATAGAATTGCAACAGACCAAACTAGAAAGCTTTTAGTAATCGAGGTTGATCGTAGACTTATTGGTACCGTGAATTGGTATTGGGAAGATGAAGTGACCAATTGGCTCAGTAATGGAATCGTGATTTTTGATTCCAGATACTGGTCAGGAGGATACGGTACAGAAGCATTTACGCTCTGGACAGACTATATCTTTAAGAATATGGATGTTGTAAGGGTTGGCATTTCAACTTGGTCAGGGAATGACCGAATGATAAGATTAGCTCGAAAAATCGGAATGGTTGAAGAAGGGTGTATTCGAAAAGCTCGCATTGTAGATGGTGAATATTTCGATGCTATCAAGATGGGCGTACTCCGTGAAGAGTGGAATAGCGCTGTCATCAAATAAAGATTACCCTATTCAGTTACCTTAAGAAAGACAAGAACCAATATCGAAACAAACAGAAGGACTGTGAGCATCGGGATTCCAATATGGACTGCGAAATAACCTTGCAGTTCTATAGCTTCAGCGGTTTTGGTCCAATAGGATCCATAATCAAAAAGATTGGTCAAACTCCTTCCAGAAACACCGATGATGATGCCAATCAGAAAAATGATACTAAAAATGACAACCATTAAAAATCTCATTCCAATCCCTCCCCTTACTATCCGTGTACGTTTTTTTCTGCGTTTGGTTTCAGTTTTACACGTTTAAAATGAAATTGAATCGGTTATGGAATAGTACACTCGATATTCACTATAAATAAGGAGGCAATAGGAATGAGATTCTCCGAAAAACTAAGCAACCTAGAAAACAAAAAAGCTGAAGGTTCTCAGAAGATTTTATCCGTATACTTGAATACAGATCGAAGCCGACCGGATCAGCAAGGCGGCGAATGGAAAATTAAGTTGAAAAATGGATTGAACAAATTTGAGGAATATATTGAAGAAATGGGTGACCATGATGAATTGAAAGGTTACCGCGAATTAAAAGATAAAGTATACAACAAAATCACTGGGAGAGAGCGTGACTTGAAGCGAAGTGTCGTTCTCTTTGCGACCCCGGATGAAAGCATTTGGGTCATGGAAGATCTGCAAATCCCAATTGAAACGTCTTTCCACTGGGAAGACAAACCGGTATTGGACCAATTGAAAGAGCTACAATCCAACTATCCATACAGTGGAATCATCGTCATTCATAAAGAGGATGCAACTGTACTTGAGACGGAAATGGGTGTGTTAGTGGATGAATATCATTATTCATTCGACCCGGATATTGATGACTGGCGCGAGCATCAAGGACCATTAGCTGCTTCGATCTCCGCGTCAGAAACGAATAAAAAGGATGAATTCCAGGATCGTTTTGAAGAAAACCAAAAGCGCTGGTTAAAAGACTTAAGCTCTAAAATTACCAAGAAAGCAAAGAAAAACAAGTGGAAGGAAACCTATTTGATGGGTGAAAAAGGGTACTTGAATGAATTTGAGCGCCATCTTCCAATAAAAGAAACGAAGAAAACAGGTAAAAACCCTAGTCGTATGGATGCATCTAAAATCATTGACCAGGTGATTGCTGGATAATTCTATTAATTCTTTTGATCTCCCCATTTTATAAATAAATGTGAGGAGGGTGACCCGTCACCCTCCTCTTTTTTGTAGGGCTTTTTTAAAGAATTTTGCTTCACGAACCGCTTCAGGCGGACGCTTTCCGCGGGCAACGCTTCTATTTTTAAAACTTTTATAAAACTAATCGTGTATCCAGACGTTCGTACCGATTGGGACTAGGCTTGCGAGTTCGTTCACATCTTTGTTGTACATACGAATGCATCCCTTCGATACATTTTTCCCGATAGAGCTTGGGTTGTTTGTGCCATGGATACCGTAATGCGGCCTGGATAACCCCATCCACATCGTCCCATATGGTCCTCCAGGATTCGGCTGCTTATTGATAATTGTATATTCTCCAGTCGGTGTCGGCGTCAGCATTTTCCCTACTGCGATCGGGTAGGTTTTTAAAAGTTTCGTATGATCGAACAGTTTCAGCTGATGCTTTTTCAATGAAACATCGATTCAAAGCGGCATAAGAGATCGCCCTCTCTTTTTGATTCAACTATATGCCTGGATGGCTGTTTTTATTTTGCAGAAAGTTTAGGACATTATATTTAAGGAGTTTTCTTTTCATCTTGTGGAAATTTCGCTCCGACTTGTGGAAACTTAGCTAAAACTTGTGGGAAATTCACCCTTACTTGTGTAATTCTCACTCCGACTTGTGGAATTTAGCACTTTATTACTAGCAAATATAAAAGCACGTGCCGCAGCACGTGCTTACAAATCAATTAAAGTTCTGTTCGAATGTCCCAAAGCTCAGGGAAGAAACGGTGATCGAGAACGCGCTTAAGATAAGATACCCCTGAAGAACCGCCTGTGCCCATCTTATGGCCGATGATACGCTCCACTGTTTTCATATGACGGAATCGCCATTGTTGGAGCCAATCCTCGATATCAACGAGTTTTTCTGCTAACTGATACAGATTCCAATATTGATCAACGTTTCGATAAACCTCTACCCATGCAGCTTTTACTGATGGATCGCCTTCATACGTTTCAGAGAAATCCCGACTTAAAAGCTTCGGGTTAATTTCAAATCCAGCATTGGAGAGTTCTTGGATCGCTACATCATAAATACTTGGTGCTTCATAAGCCTTTTTTAACTTTGCATGAAGCTCTGGATCTTTTTTATAGATTTCCAATACGTGAGGCGTCTTGTATCCGAGTGCGAATTCAATCATGCGGTATTGATAGGATTGAAAACCCGATGCTTGTCCAAGGCTATCTCGAAATTCAAGGTACTCTGAAGGTGTAAGTGTCGATAAGACATCCCAAGCTTGGATGATTTGTGATTGGACCTTGGATACGCGTGCAAGCATTTTAAAGGCAGGCTGTAATTCACTCTTCTGGATTGAATCAATTGCAGCATTCAATTCATGTAAAATCATCTTCATCCAAAGTTCACTCACTTGATGAATGACAATAAAGAGCATTTCATCATGATGGCCTGATAGTCTCGTCTGACTAGAGAGGAGCCGATCAAGCTGCAAGTATTCTCCATAGGTCATGTTTTTCGTAAAATCCGTGTGGATTCCTTTTTCTGTCACATACTTCTCTTTTCCTTCTCCGTTATGGTTCTCCATCATCTCACTCACTTTCTAAAAAATGGTTTATGCGACCACGCCACGTTTATTTTCGTATTGCTTATATTGTTCTTCTTCCATGATTTTTTTCAATGTTTGAATGGCATGCCATACGTCCTCAAACGAATTATATAACGCTGCTGGGGTTAGACGGATTCCATTCGGATTCCTGAAGTCAGGTATTACCTTGTTCGCTTTCAGGGCTTTGCAGATCCGTGCTGCTTCAGGATGCTCCAAGTAAACATGCCCGCCTCGGCGATGATCTTCACGTGGATTTCCGATTTCAAATCCGTAATCCTTCAGTTCCTGATCAACAAGATCCATCATGTATTGGGTGAGCCGCAGCGATTTCTTACGTAGACGGTCGATACCGGCTTCGGCAAAAATCTCAAGTGATCCCCTTAAGGGGGCAAGACTCAACATGTGAGGGGTACCGATTTGAAATGCTCCTGCAGTATCAGCAGGTGTCAATTGATGGTCCATATCGAACTGTCTCGTTTTGTCTGAACTGAACCATCCCGCCAGTCCCGGGGCTTTTCCAAGATGCCTTTCATTGACGTAAATTCCAGCAACTGATCCCGGACCTGCGTTCACATATTTATAATTGCACCAGAATGCAAAGTCCACGCCCCACTCACTCAATGCATGTGGTAAAGCCCCGATTGAATGACAGAGATCGAATCCGACAATGATATTCCGTTTTTTCGCTTCTTCCGTCAATCTCTTCATATCGAGAACCTGTCCACTTCGGTACATGACACTTGGAAGCATGATCAAGGCAATATCATCCTTCATCGCAGCAATGATATCGTCTTCTTCTATTATTCTACCGTCCTTGCTTTTCACTTGAATGAGGTGTTCTTCAGGATCATATCCTTTCAGCTTTAATTGACTCTGGAGAGCGAAAATGTCAGAAGGAAACGTCAGTTCATCAGCCAGTATTTTTGTCCGCTTCCCTTCAGGTTTATAGAACGTAGCAATCAGCTGGTGCAAATTCACAGTCGTAGACCCTGTTGCAATTACCTCTTCAGGCTTCGCACCAACGAGAGGGGCTGATTTCTCCCCTAACTTTTCAGAAAGATAAAACCAAGGCTCTTCCCCTTCTGTCCAACCGTCAATTCCGAATTCTTTCCATGATTCTTTAATCGCTTCAAGCGCTTCCTCTGACCGTTTAGATAACAATCCGAGAGAATTACCGATCAAATAGATCGAGTCTTGTTTCGTATAAAATTCATCTCTGAAAAAGGCGAGTTCATCCTGCTGATCCAGATTGGATGCATACTCTTTAGAAGCACCAAACGCTTGCGTACCCATCAAATCGACTCCTTTAGTATGTATTAATTTCACTATACAGTTGGATCTGACAGGGTGTCAATGACATCGTGTCATTGACATATTCAAGATCGCTTTTATAAAATATACGTTATTAGCAGATAAAGGATTGAATACCTATGCCAGATAAAAATCAATCGTTATCAAGCCGACAGAAGAAATCCATTCAAACACGTGAAAACCTCCTGCATGCAGCAAAGCTCACGTTCATGGAATACGGCTTTCAAAAAACGACCATCACCCAAATCATCAAACAAGCGGATACTGGATATGGAACAGCGTACGTACATTTTAAGAATAAGGACGAAATCCTGATTGAACTGATTGAAGACGTGATGGAACAATTTTATAAAATTGCGGAATTACCTTTTCGACCTGAAACAGGTGAAGAAGCTGCACGGAAGATTCAAAAACAAGTCCGTATGTTTCTTGAAATGGCAAGGAAAGAACAGCGGATGTTATCAATCGTTGAAGAAGCAATTGGGCAATCTGAAGATGTTCATAATAAATGGAAGGAGATCCGTGAAAAGTTTATTGATCGAATTTCAGATGACATTCGTTATTCGCAACAATGTGGACTTGCGTACCAGGATGTGGATGCCGAGATGGTCAGCCGAGGATGGTTCTACTCGAATGAAATGTATTTATGGGAGATTGTCCGAAATACCCCTGTTTCGATTGATAAGGTTGTACATAACCTAACAACAATGTACGTAAGGGGATTATACCGTTAATTCATGAAGGTGACAGATTAAATGTCATCTTCTTTTTAATTTCATAGATTTATTGCATAGATTTGAAAAAAGACGGGTAGACAATTAAGAAGAATTCAATAGCAAAGCAGGTGTTCCCCATCGAAGTCAAAATGCCGAAATCTATGAAAAAATATTTTAAAATGTCCAAGAGACAACGCTGGGAAGAAATCAATGCAACCTTATGGTTCACCCCTGGTATTTATATCTTTTTATCCATTATTTTAGCGGTCTTCACCTTACTGCTCGATTTAAAAATCGACCTTAGCCAGTATGTAAATGTGAAATTCACTTCTGAAGCACGACTGACTCGTATTCTTGTCAGTACGTTGATTGGCGGTATTTTAACGTTAAGTGCATTTACCTTCAACTCCTTGCTAGTCGTCCTCACGACGTTCAGCGGTCAATTCTCGCCGAGAATGCTTCTTAACTTCGTGTCCGATAAAAAGACTCAGCACGTACTCGGGATTTTCAACGGTAGCTTCATTTATGTATTGACCGTTTTCTTGTTCATCAGCAACACGGATGAGGAGCGTTATATTGCCATCCCTCTCGTCACCGTGTTTCTTGCGTTCTTGACAGCAATTACGTTCATTTACTTCATCAATCATGCTACCACCTGGATGCAAGTCCACAATATCACTGACAACATGAAAGAGATCACAAAACGGATCATCAATTTTTCCATATTAAAAGAAGTAGAACCGTATCGAAGCACCAAAGATACGAAGATGGATGACAAGGAATATCCGAAGGATGGACATCCAATCGATTCAAAGGAATCAGGTTATATCCAGCTCGTCAACTATGTCAAACTGATTGAAATTGCATCAAGGGATAATGTCATCGTTCGTTTTGAATATGGCGTCGGGGAATATGTGTTAGAAGGAGCTCCGGTGCTCACGTATTGGAAAGAAAAAGAAACGGCAATCAATGAACTTGAATATTTGAAAACCCTCGAAATCGGGCATAAACAAACCGAAATCCAAGACTTGGAGTTTGGCGTGAATAAACTGTCTGAGATTGCAATTAAAGCCTTGGGGAATAACGATCCGAAAACCGCTCTGAATACAATACACCAAATGTCCGATCTCTTGACCATCATTGCCCGATACACGCATTTTTCTCCATTTCTTATTGATAAGGATGAAAATATCCGTGTCATTCTGAAAGAGGAGGATTTCGAATACTACCTATATCGTGGCTTTGCCCATATCCGACACTACGCAGACAGGAATTGGGTAATCATAACAGAAATCTTAGCTTCATTGAAATCAATGGCGAGATCGATGGATAAAGTCTTCCATAAGGACTTATGGAACTTTGCCGTCCAAACCGTTAAAGGGATCGAAAAGTATGAAATCTATCACTTGGACCGAAAATATTTGCTTCAGGAACTCTCACAACTCTCCATTGAAACCGACAGAGAGAATGAGTACCGTGAGTTGGAAAGAGCATTTGATAACAAGTAAACGATAAAAAGAGGCTGATTAAGGATCAGCCTCTTTTTATTTGAATTTAATATCGCATGCGATTGATTAAAACTGTTTGAATTTGTCAGCATCGAAATTCTGGAAAACATGTTTGTCATACATCGGGAAGATCTCTTCGCCTGTAAGATGGTTGATGATCACTTTATTCCGATGAACGGCTAATCCTAAATTGGTTGAGCCGACACCATGAGAATGTGAAATTCCGCTATGAACATAAACTTGATTTGGAACAGTCATTCGTAAACGGTAATCGGATTCTACTTCATATCTTCCTTTTTCATCCCATGAAATATAGTCTTTCAAACCATTGATGAACGACGGGACATTTGGTCGATACCCTGTTCCGATGATGACGACTTCACTATCAATCGAGAAATCCTTGTCCTGCTGCCATTGATGACATTGCAACTCATAGGATCCACTCTTCTCTTCAATAGCCGTCACTTCTGTCATCGCTTGCAAACGTACTTTCATTTTTCTGCGAGAAACAGTATTTTCATAAAGCAGGTTATAAATATCCGTTACCGTATGTGAGCTGATTCCCTTATACAAAAGGTCCTGCGTCGCAAAGATTTCGTCTTTCTCTTGCTGTGGAAACTCATAAAAGTAATTCACATAGTCCGGCGAAAATTGCTCGACACTCAGCTTCGATTCTTCCATCGTCAGAAAGCTTTGAGACCGAGTAATCCAGTTCAGGGTATACTCGTGTTCCATATGATCTTTCAGCAGCTCCCGAAACACCTCTGCTGCACTTTGACCAGATCCGATGACGGTAATGGAATTGGCTTCTTTACAACGATCTTGTCGGTTAAGGTATTCTGCCGTATGAAAAACATCCTGGTTTGAAAAACCGCGAAACGTCTTTGGAATTGCTGGTACTCCTCCTGTACCTAACACGAGGTTTTTACCTTTATAAACCGTTGTTTCCTCCGTATGTATATCAAGTACCTTCACTAAGTAGAGCTCTTCGGCTTCATCAAAATCCAATTCCACCACTCTTTTTCCAAAACGGCAATTGTCCAGTTCACGTGCAACCCATTGACAATAGTCATTGTATTCACGTCTTGGAATATCTAATCTTTGTAAGAAATAAAAAGGATACAAGCGATTTTCATTCGCCAGATAGTTCAAAAAGCTATATTTACTTGTCGGATCCGCCAATGTAACAAGATCAGCCATGAACGGTACTTGAAGCCTCGTTCCGACAATCAACATGCCGGGATGCCAATCAAACTCTGACTTTTGTTCGAAAAAAAGCGAATCAATCTCAGTGCGATCTTCAAGTAAAGCAGCGAGACTCAAATTGAATGGTCCTATTCCTACTCCTAATAAATCATATACATGGTCCTCCATAAAACCCCCACCTTTAACTTTATCTTATATAAAAACTCTCCCTTAAAGTATGCCAAATAAAAGCATTCTAATCAAAAAAAGGACTGGGCTAACTTTTTCAAGCCCAGTCCTTCTCTCTTATTTTGTAAGATCATTCAACGCATTTGTTACTGTCTGGATGATGAAATCGAGGTCTTCCTCTTCAAGATTCAATGGTGGAGAAAGTGCGAGCACATTGTTATATCCGTCGACCGTAGCACCATTTTTACCAATTAGAAGCTTGTTTTTCTTACAAGCGGCCATCACTTCATTCAAACGATTCGCTTCAAGTGGTTCTTTCGTCTTCTTGTCTTTTACAAGCTCGATTCCGACAAGAAGACCTTTTCCTCTTACATCTCCCACAAATGGATGATTCTGAAGTCGAGTACTCAATTCATTAAGCAGCCGTTCACCTAACTCCTTCGATCGATCGAAAAGATTCTCATTTTCCATGATTTCAATGTTCTTCAATGCGAGGGCACAAGCAGCAGGATTCCCTCCAAATGTGTTGATATGACGTAAATAATCGTATTCTTCGGATCCTTTAAATGCTTCATAGATTTCCTTCTTCACTGCAGTCGCTGACAACGGAAGGTAACCGGAGGTAATCCCTTTCGCCATTGTAATGATATCTGGTTGGACATCATAATTCATGAAGCCAAAAGGCTTTCCAGTCCTTCCAAATCCACAGATCACCTCATCGACGATCATAAGTGCGCCGTGTTTTTCACAGATCTCCTTTACCGCCTTCATGTAGCCCTCGGGTGGCATGAGAATGCCGCCTCCAGTAATAATCGGCTCCATGATCATCGCTGCAATCGTGTCACTCAATTCCCACGTCATCGTTCGATCGACTTCTTGGACACATGCCATTTCATGGGCATTTTCCAAATCTGCATCCTTCATCCGATACGAATCTGGTGGTGAGACATGGATGAATCCCGGTGCAAGAGGCTCGTATTTGAATTTTCGTTGAGCTTGCCCTGTTGCCGCAAGCGATCCCATCGTATTTCCATGATACGCACGGTAACGTGAAATGAACTTATATCGGTTCTGTTCCCCACGTTGTTGATGATATTGACGTGCAATCTTAAAGGCAGTTTCATTTGCTTCCGAACCACTGTTGGAAAAGAAGATTACATAGTCCCCGCCGAGCATCTCATTTAACTTCTCAGCTAGATCGACTGCTGGAACATGACTATGAGTTAGAGGAAAATAAGCCATTTCCTTCAACTGCTCATATGCAGCATCCGCTAATTCTGTCCGGCCATATCCGACATTGACACACCATAAACCAGCCATCGCATCTAAATATTTTTCGCCGTTGATATCCGTCACCCAAGCTCCTTTTGAGCTCGATACAACCATCGTAGCTTCAGGATTGTACGGTTTCATAGAATGCCAGACATACTGATCATCCTTTTTTAAGATATCCTTCGATTGATCGACTTGATGAACCATAGTTGGACCTCCTTTTAATACTCGAAACGAGAAGTGATCATTTTCTTACGAGTGTAGAAGTTGATGCCGTCTTTTCCATTCACATGGAGATCTCCATAAAAGGAATCCTTCCACCCAGAGAATGGGAAGAATGCCATAGTCGCCGGAACACCGATATTGATGCCAAGCATGCCCGCATCTGCCTCTTCTCTGAACTTTCGTACAGCAGAAGCATCTTTCGTGTAGAGGGTCGCACCATTTCCGAAGCGTGATTTCCGGATGTACTCAAGACCTCCATCTAGATCATCAGCCCGCAAGAGACTGAGGACGGGTGCGAAGATTTCTTCTTTTGCAATCGTCATCTCCGGTGTGACGTGATCAAAAATTGTCGGACCGAGAAAGTTCCCTTCCTTCAATTCACTCATTTCCCTCCGGCCATCTCTGATCAGATCCGCTCCTTCTTCAACTCCCTTTTCAATATATCCAAGTACTTTCTGACGATGAGCCTCCCGAATCACAGGGGTTAAAAGAACGGTATCATCCAAACCATTTCCAATCGTTAATTCATCCGCTTTCTTTCTTAAAGCTTCAACGAATTTATCGTTATCTCCTACAACAACAACGGCACTACAAGCCATACATCGTTGACCTGCGCTTCCAAATGTTGAAGTGATAATGTTCTGGACCGCTTTTTCCATATCTGCATCCGGCATGACGATATGATGATTCTTAGCTCCAGACAAGGCTTGAACACGCTTTCCTTCTGCAGCTGTTCGCTCATATACATATTTCGCGACAGGCTGTGAACCGACGAATGAAACCGCTTTAACATCAGGGTGTTCAATCAAACCGTTCACAACATCGTGTGCCCCATGGACGATATTGAATACGCCATCTGGAACACCTGCTTCCGTCAGCAGCTCACCTAATCGGTTAGCAAGTATCGGT from Pseudalkalibacillus sp. SCS-8 includes the following:
- a CDS encoding BCCT family transporter; translation: MDKKRIIDWPTFIGAFVLLLAVTVPLILYPEQGEAVVLAMNSFITGNFGVLYLVFGLGVLIFLLYIAFSRFGKIQMGKDIKPEFSNFSWAAMLFCAGIGSSVLYWGTIEWAYYYTSPPLGVEPNSTEAIQWASSYGIFHWGPVAWAIYCLPALPISYFYYVRKKPVLKISEACRPLIGKLADGPLGKVIDVLFIFGLLGGAGTTLALGTPLIAAGLNNMFGWEESLSLKTYILVICTTIFAISAYSGLKKGIKVLSDINLWLSFLLLGFVFIVGPTVFLAETTVNSLGLIADNFFHMATWTEPFNNFGPFEKTSFPEYWTVFYWAWWLVYAPFIGLFIAKISRGRTVKQIILGTILYGTLGCVLYFGLLGNYGLYLELSGKFSVVDVLNNQGAPAAIMGTLEQLPLDWIVIPVFLILAVIFLSTTFDSGSYILAAVVQNYVEDEPVKWNRLFWAFALSLLPLILMYIGGLSSLQTASILGAFPLLIIMSMLGASFIKAADHDLIMEEKKKKEQRKAS
- a CDS encoding GNAT family protein encodes the protein MSSVHIKGDKVILRDLQDDDLDDLYYWNYEAADREHLKWNGPYYKRPAMEKEEFKKTLDDDFHRIATDQTRKLLVIEVDRRLIGTVNWYWEDEVTNWLSNGIVIFDSRYWSGGYGTEAFTLWTDYIFKNMDVVRVGISTWSGNDRMIRLARKIGMVEEGCIRKARIVDGEYFDAIKMGVLREEWNSAVIK
- a CDS encoding VLRF1 family aeRF1-type release factor, which produces MRFSEKLSNLENKKAEGSQKILSVYLNTDRSRPDQQGGEWKIKLKNGLNKFEEYIEEMGDHDELKGYRELKDKVYNKITGRERDLKRSVVLFATPDESIWVMEDLQIPIETSFHWEDKPVLDQLKELQSNYPYSGIIVIHKEDATVLETEMGVLVDEYHYSFDPDIDDWREHQGPLAASISASETNKKDEFQDRFEENQKRWLKDLSSKITKKAKKNKWKETYLMGEKGYLNEFERHLPIKETKKTGKNPSRMDASKIIDQVIAG
- a CDS encoding L,D-transpeptidase, yielding MKKHQLKLFDHTKLLKTYPIAVGKMLTPTPTGEYTIINKQPNPGGPYGTMWMGLSRPHYGIHGTNNPSSIGKNVSKGCIRMYNKDVNELASLVPIGTNVWIHD
- the kynA gene encoding tryptophan 2,3-dioxygenase, with translation MENHNGEGKEKYVTEKGIHTDFTKNMTYGEYLQLDRLLSSQTRLSGHHDEMLFIVIHQVSELWMKMILHELNAAIDSIQKSELQPAFKMLARVSKVQSQIIQAWDVLSTLTPSEYLEFRDSLGQASGFQSYQYRMIEFALGYKTPHVLEIYKKDPELHAKLKKAYEAPSIYDVAIQELSNAGFEINPKLLSRDFSETYEGDPSVKAAWVEVYRNVDQYWNLYQLAEKLVDIEDWLQQWRFRHMKTVERIIGHKMGTGGSSGVSYLKRVLDHRFFPELWDIRTEL
- the kynU gene encoding kynureninase, giving the protein MGTQAFGASKEYASNLDQQDELAFFRDEFYTKQDSIYLIGNSLGLLSKRSEEALEAIKESWKEFGIDGWTEGEEPWFYLSEKLGEKSAPLVGAKPEEVIATGSTTVNLHQLIATFYKPEGKRTKILADELTFPSDIFALQSQLKLKGYDPEEHLIQVKSKDGRIIEEDDIIAAMKDDIALIMLPSVMYRSGQVLDMKRLTEEAKKRNIIVGFDLCHSIGALPHALSEWGVDFAFWCNYKYVNAGPGSVAGIYVNERHLGKAPGLAGWFSSDKTRQFDMDHQLTPADTAGAFQIGTPHMLSLAPLRGSLEIFAEAGIDRLRKKSLRLTQYMMDLVDQELKDYGFEIGNPREDHRRGGHVYLEHPEAARICKALKANKVIPDFRNPNGIRLTPAALYNSFEDVWHAIQTLKKIMEEEQYKQYENKRGVVA
- a CDS encoding TetR/AcrR family transcriptional regulator, translated to MPDKNQSLSSRQKKSIQTRENLLHAAKLTFMEYGFQKTTITQIIKQADTGYGTAYVHFKNKDEILIELIEDVMEQFYKIAELPFRPETGEEAARKIQKQVRMFLEMARKEQRMLSIVEEAIGQSEDVHNKWKEIREKFIDRISDDIRYSQQCGLAYQDVDAEMVSRGWFYSNEMYLWEIVRNTPVSIDKVVHNLTTMYVRGLYR
- a CDS encoding DUF2254 domain-containing protein, encoding MKKYFKMSKRQRWEEINATLWFTPGIYIFLSIILAVFTLLLDLKIDLSQYVNVKFTSEARLTRILVSTLIGGILTLSAFTFNSLLVVLTTFSGQFSPRMLLNFVSDKKTQHVLGIFNGSFIYVLTVFLFISNTDEERYIAIPLVTVFLAFLTAITFIYFINHATTWMQVHNITDNMKEITKRIINFSILKEVEPYRSTKDTKMDDKEYPKDGHPIDSKESGYIQLVNYVKLIEIASRDNVIVRFEYGVGEYVLEGAPVLTYWKEKETAINELEYLKTLEIGHKQTEIQDLEFGVNKLSEIAIKALGNNDPKTALNTIHQMSDLLTIIARYTHFSPFLIDKDENIRVILKEEDFEYYLYRGFAHIRHYADRNWVIITEILASLKSMARSMDKVFHKDLWNFAVQTVKGIEKYEIYHLDRKYLLQELSQLSIETDRENEYRELERAFDNK
- a CDS encoding lysine N(6)-hydroxylase/L-ornithine N(5)-oxygenase family protein; the encoded protein is MEDHVYDLLGVGIGPFNLSLAALLEDRTEIDSLFFEQKSEFDWHPGMLIVGTRLQVPFMADLVTLADPTSKYSFLNYLANENRLYPFYFLQRLDIPRREYNDYCQWVARELDNCRFGKRVVELDFDEAEELYLVKVLDIHTEETTVYKGKNLVLGTGGVPAIPKTFRGFSNQDVFHTAEYLNRQDRCKEANSITVIGSGQSAAEVFRELLKDHMEHEYTLNWITRSQSFLTMEESKLSVEQFSPDYVNYFYEFPQQEKDEIFATQDLLYKGISSHTVTDIYNLLYENTVSRRKMKVRLQAMTEVTAIEEKSGSYELQCHQWQQDKDFSIDSEVVIIGTGYRPNVPSFINGLKDYISWDEKGRYEVESDYRLRMTVPNQVYVHSGISHSHGVGSTNLGLAVHRNKVIINHLTGEEIFPMYDKHVFQNFDADKFKQF
- a CDS encoding aspartate aminotransferase family protein — translated: MVHQVDQSKDILKKDDQYVWHSMKPYNPEATMVVSSSKGAWVTDINGEKYLDAMAGLWCVNVGYGRTELADAAYEQLKEMAYFPLTHSHVPAVDLAEKLNEMLGGDYVIFFSNSGSEANETAFKIARQYHQQRGEQNRYKFISRYRAYHGNTMGSLAATGQAQRKFKYEPLAPGFIHVSPPDSYRMKDADLENAHEMACVQEVDRTMTWELSDTIAAMIMEPIITGGGILMPPEGYMKAVKEICEKHGALMIVDEVICGFGRTGKPFGFMNYDVQPDIITMAKGITSGYLPLSATAVKKEIYEAFKGSEEYDYLRHINTFGGNPAACALALKNIEIMENENLFDRSKELGERLLNELSTRLQNHPFVGDVRGKGLLVGIELVKDKKTKEPLEANRLNEVMAACKKNKLLIGKNGATVDGYNNVLALSPPLNLEEEDLDFIIQTVTNALNDLTK